A single genomic interval of Chitinophaga sp. 180180018-3 harbors:
- a CDS encoding reverse transcriptase domain-containing protein: MFLTRQQIYDRIRASSKEEYILGEMQRLGFWPANQQLPVPPAPLLQQRDVLQKQLSELLEQRNRYNSRRKMLDDMRKARMAKAKLKRQETKKRREEARKQRAEAWTEKKAAEIVYLGEDVSAGLNKVTPDVARLEQYGLPVFADAVALAGAMSISIGRLRYLSFNRKVGHHTHYQRFQIPKKSGGTRVISAPMPQLKAAQHWILENILYKIKNNAAAHGFVPGRSIVTNAAPHIGKDLVINIDLKDFFPSVAYKRVKGLFCKLGYAEQVATILALICTEPEVDEIELDGRKYYVAKTERHLPQGAPTSPAITNLICYKLDRRFTGLAAKYGYAYTRYADDMTFSASGAAAEKAGQLLRAIKMFVKEEGFVIHPDKLKVMRNGDKKEVTGIVVNEKLSLDRTTLRKFRALLHQVAKTGLAGKSWGKGKNIISSMEGYANFVFMVKPELGAKLKETLAALLQRDDIKAEARNLWTGNGHTKQSSAINNPPSNQAETGDKPWWSVV, translated from the coding sequence ATGTTCTTAACCCGACAACAGATTTACGACAGAATACGTGCTTCCTCCAAAGAGGAATATATACTGGGAGAAATGCAACGCCTGGGTTTCTGGCCTGCAAACCAGCAACTGCCTGTTCCTCCGGCGCCGCTGCTGCAACAACGCGATGTGCTGCAAAAGCAGCTGAGCGAACTGCTCGAACAACGTAACCGTTATAACAGCAGGAGAAAAATGCTCGACGACATGCGCAAAGCCCGCATGGCCAAGGCTAAGCTCAAACGCCAGGAAACAAAGAAACGCCGGGAAGAAGCCCGCAAACAAAGGGCAGAAGCCTGGACCGAAAAGAAAGCCGCGGAAATCGTATATCTGGGAGAAGACGTATCAGCCGGACTAAATAAAGTAACGCCGGATGTTGCCCGGCTGGAGCAATACGGTTTGCCCGTTTTCGCTGATGCCGTTGCGCTGGCAGGTGCTATGAGTATCAGCATCGGACGCCTTCGCTATTTGTCGTTTAATAGAAAAGTAGGTCACCATACACATTATCAGCGTTTTCAGATCCCCAAAAAATCAGGGGGCACCCGGGTGATATCTGCCCCCATGCCGCAACTCAAAGCTGCCCAGCATTGGATCCTTGAAAATATCCTGTATAAAATAAAGAACAACGCCGCCGCGCACGGTTTTGTGCCCGGCAGGTCTATCGTTACCAACGCTGCACCACATATCGGAAAAGACCTCGTGATCAATATCGATCTGAAAGATTTTTTCCCCTCTGTTGCCTACAAAAGAGTAAAAGGACTGTTCTGCAAACTTGGTTATGCCGAACAGGTGGCTACCATTCTCGCCCTTATTTGTACAGAACCGGAGGTAGATGAAATAGAGCTGGATGGTCGTAAATACTACGTTGCCAAAACAGAGCGCCACCTGCCGCAGGGTGCGCCCACCAGTCCGGCTATTACCAACCTGATCTGCTATAAACTCGATCGCCGGTTTACCGGGCTCGCTGCAAAATACGGTTACGCCTATACGAGATATGCAGATGATATGACTTTTTCTGCCAGTGGCGCGGCAGCCGAAAAAGCCGGACAACTGCTGCGTGCCATAAAAATGTTTGTGAAGGAAGAAGGATTCGTCATCCATCCCGATAAGCTGAAAGTAATGCGGAATGGAGATAAGAAAGAAGTGACCGGTATTGTGGTAAATGAAAAACTCAGTCTCGATCGTACCACCCTCCGTAAATTCCGTGCGCTCCTGCACCAGGTTGCTAAAACAGGACTGGCGGGGAAAAGCTGGGGCAAAGGGAAAAATATCATCAGCAGTATGGAAGGTTATGCCAATTTCGTATTCATGGTAAAACCTGAACTGGGCGCCAAACTGAAAGAAACATTGGCGGCCCTGTTACAGCGGGATGATATCAAAGCCGAGGCAAGAAACTTATGGACTGGAAACGGACACACAAAACAATCCTCAGCAATTAATAATCCTCCATCCAATCAGGCGGAAACAGGAGATAAGCCCTGGTGGAGCGTAGTATAA